CTTTAAGAAGCCTCCCTACCCCCCTCTTCTGAATTCACTCTAAGCTAATTGTCATTACAATGATGTCTGAAAACTTCAGAAGAACCCTATTTCCTGATGCCAGCTGTCCAGGTttctatctttaaattttttagttttattgctAATAAGAATTATTCAGAAATACCCAAATCATCTGCAATTGGTCTAATTCACATACACAGTACAACAGTTAATAGAAAAAAGGTATAATCAACAatagaaatattctgaaaaattttcCACAATATACTCTAATGAAGCAATAGCTAAAAAAGTATCCAGTATTGTTGAAATTTCTTGCAAGACAGCACACAACACAGTAGATCTTTCTTtcctgggggtggtgggggtggggaggctcaTCAGACAATCTCTTCACCATTGCACCTACCTGGGTAAAAATCTTTGGACTTAGACAGCTTGATGGTGGCTCCAGTTTCTTTTTGCAACTGAACAATTGTCTGTCCTCCCTTCCCAATTATAGATCCAGCAGCATAACTAGGTATGAGAACCTTTAGAAAATACTGGCCGTCTtctgaaaaatgcaaagaaatatacTCGGTTAACACAGTATTTCAAACTTTGTATCCCCCTCCACCctcaagagagaaaaacagcaacTAAAGCATTGGGTATTTAGCTTCAGGAGATatgaagttaaacattttttgagaatgaaaattAAGCCAATTACACTGAAAAACAAGTATGTACAAAATGTTTCCCATTTTGTAGGGTGTATACTTTCAAACTTGGAATTAAAATCTAaacatattctattattttacagCACTGTGGAGACTGATGACTAAATTCCAGTTGTTATTCCAAACATGGAAGTCTTCCAATTCTATCTGTGGTTACTATGGCAAAATGAAATGAACTGATCCTTTAACAAAACTTCAGAGATTTATAAGATGACAAACCTTCACTTAACatattgaaaatgaagaaaagcccAGGGCTGTAAATAGTGATGAGCTATATTTATTTGTCATTAGCAGACACATAAGGACTAGAATTAGCCATTGGCTATATCCTACTTAAAGTCTGCAAAACAACCATTCTCCTACCAAATAATCCACTCAAACTGTGGGGTGTATTCCAAGTCTTCAATAACTGCCAGAAAATAACTCAGTGTGGTGGACTGGCAAATCTAACTAATCCTAGTGCATTTCTTTAGCACTTCTTAGCCTACCATGATCTCGTCTAAGCTCATTAATTAAAGGACCTTAAGAAGAATTCTGCCAATACTAAAAAGCTTAGGagtcatttatattaaatactcTTAAAAGTGACAAAACAGATAATGGTCCTTTCCCAAAATAATCACAAGTTCTAAAACGGAGAGAGGGTCGAAgaaccaggaaaaataaaatgaaatgttttagaaaataaagccaACTCCACAAACTTTAATTTCCGTCAACTTGATCACGTCTTATACTGGAGACACCCCGGTAAATCCAGCTTTCTTATGTGAATGAATGTTCCAAAATGTTGCGGTGTGCCACTCACAAGACCCCCCATCCATCTACAATGCATATGCTGGAGATAAATTCACCTCTGCTTCGATGCATTGGGTGCATTGTTAAGATGACTCCAGTGCAAATGAAGAAGCGGTATCAGTCCCGTTAAAACTCATCTTCCAAGGAAGCGCAGGATGTTAACTAACAAGTCACCGTTCCAGACACCTCCACCCTCGTATGCACCCCTCTGAagacaaatcaatgaaatatttgCACCGACTATCTAAGTGCGGTAAGGGCATGCACTCATCAAGATTTTGCATACTACTTGTGGCCCAAAGCAAGAGGTTGGAGAGACGAAAAACTCTCCGGCGCCCCAATCATTCGTAATCCGCTACCCtagtgccatttatttatttattttatcagacTGTTAAACGCAGCGCGCATCTTCGGGCGGCCATCACCTCACTCCGGggtcatcctcctcctcctcctgaatGGACCTTCTTGCCCAGGTCTAGGATATTTACGTGGTCAACCTCTGGACCGATTAAATGGAAAGAGAGGTCTATTCTGAAAAACTGGTCGCCATTTTGATGAATGataaacacagaaatggaaatgtGTCGGGGACAGCTAGGCGCGGGGCAGGTGCAGGGGAGGGGGCGCGGGGCAGGGGCGCAGGAGCTGCCGGGTTCGGGCTGGAGGTGTCCGGGCCgcgagagggagggagggaggacggcgggagggagggaggcaggggcggGCGGCGGGGGATGGGGCCAGCGGGGAGGTGGAAGCGATACCCACCGCCCGTATTGGTCCTCTTGGTGCTGCCGGCTTCAGGGGGGGCTTCCAGCGGCCTTTTCCGCGAGTCCGGCGGGTCCAGGTCTATGGGAACCCCAGTGTGGGTCCCGTTCTGCTGGATGGGAGCTGCCGCCATCATGTTTGCAGTTCCTGCCGCTGCTACCGGGAGAAGGTTCTcccttttgttttggctttttcttttcttttcttttttttttctttttttttttttttttttttttgcgtttgGGGtttcttaaggttttttttttttaatcggatCAATATAAATCTCTTTAGGAAAAAAAGCAATGTTGCTGGTTTGTTCTcactggggagggggcagggctgaggagcagctgcagtgcagtgtcagAAAGGAGACAGGGGAATGGAGGGGGTGTGAGAGACGGAGggtgaaagaagaagaagaaaggagagagggggagagagtggagaagggagaggggcGAGTGAATGAGCGGGAGGAGGGGACGGGGAGGACGGGCACAGGGAGTGGGAGAGCGCGAGGGCTGGCGGGGCGCGGGGAGAAGCCGAGGAGGAGGGGAAGCGAGGGAAAGAGTGAATgagcaggaggaggggaaggaggtggATGCCGAGCGAGGAGCGGGcggcagaggagggcaggagcCGGGAAGGAGCGCCGCGGTCCCCGCGCCGCGCTAGCGCTGCGCTCGCTCCCGCCGCTggtgctgccgccgccgccgctgccggaGCGGTTCTGCCGTTGCCTGGGCTGCTCGGCGCTGCTGCGGCTGCCGCCCGGTCTCGCTCATTATTTCTCCCGcttgttggggggggggggctggcGGGGAGGGAGGGGGGTGGCTGCGAGGGGAGGGTAGAGAGGGGCTGAGTTCGTAGACTCCCACACACTTCGCGCTCGGGTCCCTGCCTCTCAGCAGCGCCGCCGCCTCCCAGCGCCGCTGCCTCAGCCGGCGGGGCGGCTGACGGGTGAGGGGAACACCGCGGGCGGGGGCGACGGCGTCTGTGCGCGCCGGCcagtgcgcgcgcgcgcgcgagGGGAGCGCGGGCGCCGGGAGGGCGCGCGCCGGCGGCGGGGGCGTGGGCGGGAGCCGGGGCGCTCCTGTGGGAAGGGAGGGGTGAAAGGTCACCGGGCCCCGGCAACACGGCTCAGGCAAACGTAAGCGGCTTGTCGCAGAAACCAAGGGGTCCACGAAACGCGCTAGGCTAGAAGGCGGGAAGGAGGGATTACTGACAGCCGT
The sequence above is a segment of the Saimiri boliviensis isolate mSaiBol1 chromosome 2, mSaiBol1.pri, whole genome shotgun sequence genome. Coding sequences within it:
- the NOVA1 gene encoding RNA-binding protein Nova-1 isoform X6 produces the protein MMAAAPIQQNGTHTGVPIDLDPPDSRKRPLEAPPEAGSTKRTNTGEDGQYFLKVLIPSYAAGSIIGKGGQTIVQLQKETGATIKLSKSKDFYPGTTERVCLIQGTVEALNAVHGFIAEKIREMPQNVAKTEPVSILQPQTTVNPDRIKQTLPSSPTTTKSSPSDPMTTSRANQKHNISWIS